The Setaria viridis chromosome 6, Setaria_viridis_v4.0, whole genome shotgun sequence genome includes the window TACCTCACCGCCTAATTCACCGCCTCAGCAGGATTAGAGTCTCCTTTTTGGTGCTTCATTGCCAAAGGAGGAGATAGATAGGGGGAGTAGAGATAGGGGGAGCTTGGGGGGGTGTTTGTTGATTCTTTTGTGGATCTTCATGTAATAGACATGTCGTTTGGCTTTTGTGCGTGTTGGATTGTTAGCATGTCTACTCATGTGTGTGGTTACCTTTATGTTATTTCTTGTATGCTTGTTTACCTTCTCCTTATCTTGTCATGCATTTTGTTATTGAGTTGTGCTTTAATTTAGAGGCTAAGGATTTTTCTAGAACTAAGTGTCACAAGGAGATGAAGAACACTTAGTtctagtttttttctctcttccctcctctctgtCTCTCCTaattctagatctagatctagatgacaagctaatgaaactagatatgatggatagaagttcaaAACGAAGgctggaatggcacaaactcaccttatatagctaCCTCCTCCAAGGAAATCAGGACCAAAACCTTCCctcttagatttggtgtttttggagcttttcccgagcttcTCTCTGGCAAGcaccaaatggaaggttgcctgGGGAGGAAGATGAACAAGAGCATTTATACTGTGCTCTGTGATggcgggcgacataagccaaccgccagcacaggtcaccccatctgtgctggcggtggGCTTAGGTCtaccgccagcacagtggcctctgtgctggcgggccacATAAGCACACTGCTAGCACATATTGGgtgatctgtgctggcgggtgcttgcaTCGCCCGCCAGCATAGTGCCCACTGTGCTAGCGGGCCCAACAAttctctgtgctggcgggcgccaAATTTCTTATACCAGCACAAACCGTTTCTGGCATAGTGATGTGTGTGCTATGTTGCAGTCTTTAATTTGAATCCATTGATTTTATGATCACTGTTATTGTCAAAAGGAGAGATTCCAAGCTTATTCTAACTGAGAATATCATATGCACAGCTTTCCTGCCTTGCAAATGGCGATTTTAGATCACATCTGCATTATTTTTCATTACAATGGTTCAATGGACAAGTAGTAGGTATTGCCATAGGACTCCAAACTTAGCTGTGGACTGTGGTGGTTTCACACAGCTGTCTATACACAACTTAATGCTAAAGTTGCATTTGCTTGGATGTGGAACTTAGCAAGTGGAAGTGTATGAATAATGTATCCTTTACTGCAAAGCTGACTTAATTGGTCAATATTGTTCATGATGCGAAGTAACAGGAATCTCATGTATGATGTACCCCGTGCAGTGCAGCAAATACTAAGTTATCCATATGCCAACATCACAAATTCTATGCTCTAAACGAGAAAAATGATGGGAGCTCAAATTTTATGGAATTTGCAACACGAGCACTCAGCTAGTAGGTCATAAGGCAACGCTCTATTTAATCCTTTGTATAAACATGCTTGAAGTGGATGAGAGTATATGAAACTAACTCATCGAGGTGTATCACACGACATAAAACCCCACAGTATCTCAAAGCATGTGAGAAAATGCTAAGTTTAAGCAGGAACCAGTGCCCAGCGCAACGAAATTTTTGCGCAATAGAACCTGCAGCAGCTCATTGCAATGCACACGATATGCAGCTAGAACGTTGGTTAGACAGACTTAGCTGACATCACCACAATTTATAAAAAGCTCAAATAACGAATTTGTTCGCCTACAGCCAAACTGAAAGTCACATATTGTTCACTAGCCGCATGCCATCAAAATTACTCCGAATAATGCAGAAAAATCAAGTTTTTTTTCAAAGGTCACATATATCGAATAACACATATTTACATGCTGACTTAACTGACAAATACTGTTCTTGCTGTTGTTGTATATATATCGCACTTGTACATCTGTGTACTGCACAATAGCTGATAAATGATGTCCATATTTTTCATGCTGTATGCAGGAAAGTCAATTATTACAACCATGGCCAATTAGCCATTCGTCACCCTAGGCTGGTGCATTATATGGTGATAGGTAAAATTCAGATGAGGTCGACAGTTGAAACCGCTCTTCACATGCTACTGAACCAGTCAAAATGACGAAGGAGCTGTTTAGGCACAAATCAAAAGACTACTTAATAAACAAAACTCAAGATGTATATATAAACATttaaaaaggaaggaaaaattCACAACCCACAGGTTTTTTTAACCTTCCCGTTCATAACTGATTTCATTCATCAACACTGCTAGACGTGGGTATAAGACAAGTTACAATGACTAGAGATTCTAATATGTAATGGAGCAGGTACTAGTCCAAGCATATCAAAGAGAATGATACTCAATAATTTCTAGTACATCAATCATGAAAAAATAGGAAGTGCAAGAGATCAATTAAAACTTCATGCAATGTTGAAAAACGAAGAGGAGTATTTTAGGATCAACTAATTAATTTTGGACTATTCAGATTCATTCCTTTTCCGGTTAAAATATCAGGTCTTTTTCTGTTTTTATGTTTAGAATTATTTGGCAGACAAAGATGAGAAGATGGAAAAGTGGCTTAGGACCAGTACTTGAGGAATAAAAATCTCCCGAAACCTGTCTAGCAACTGATCCACCAAGAGCATGTAGGGAAGTAAAAGGCATCATTGATTCTTGTTTAAAGGATAGGAATGAGCTCAACTTCAGTCACACTATCCACACTGAGAATCATATACTAGTACTGAGTATGAAGGATTTGGAAATCTATcagtcttttcttttctttgagtTTCCAGTGTACAACTTCTCAAAATTACCATGAGTATCTAAAGTTTCATAAATTGGGGTTAAAAAATACAGTCAACTGTATCTGAGCTAAATCCCATGAGCTTGGGGTTGCATATCAACCAAATGTGCTATTGCCAATTGTGTCAGACTTCCTATATAACAGGTTTCCTTGGAGAAAACGAGCTAAAAAATGCCAATATGTGGACAACAATGACACAAGGCATGTAGATGGCAGGCTTACCTTGCTGTGCATCAAGCAGGCATGTTTCTGTTTCCACCAACTATGTCATTTGTTTCTGTTTATGCAGAAGAGGAACATTATTGTTTACTGTAAATGAAAGAGATCAGCAATGTATTGAGAGATGATGAGTTTTGCTTGTACATACCTGAAGATTTGATCCAATCCTGAGTGCAGATGAGGGCCTCAACTAATTCAGGACTAAGTTTTTGATTGAAAAGACTCATCCGTTCATCATTTTCATCAAATGCAGATTCAGCAGAGACTGTAGATGCAGGGATTGCTAAGATGTCACGTGCCAGCCTGGCAAGAGTTGGGTAGATGGAAGCATTTTCCTTCCACCATTTCAAAACATCGAAACAGACATTTTGGGGAATAAGCTCTCCTTCAAGGTATGTAATGACTTCTCCCAATTCCTCATGTGCTGCTTGCTCAATGTAACTTTGACTTGTGTCAGTTACTGGTAAGCTACCATGTATATCTAACTGTAAATCATTGTTTCTCTGATTAAAGTTCTCACAATTTTGCTGATCAACATGAAAAGAGTACTGAAGAAAGAGCTCATACAACTTTCCACGCACTTCAAGAATATACTTTTTGGCATGACTACCAAAGGCTTCCTTAAAGCAAATGACAAGAAACCTGATTTTATATCTGGGATCTAGTACAACAGCTAAAGACAGCCATAGGTACCATTTCCTCCAAAGCTGGTCAAACTTCAGCTGCATTCGCTCAATATCTAAAACTTGGTCAATGTTTTCCTTGCTAGATGAACGGCGTAGAGCTATCTTCAAGTTCCAAATTGCATGAAAGTGTGAATTCAATGTCGCGTTGCCAGGTCTGGAAATCACTTTTATTGCATGGTAAATCGACCTTCCAAGATCACAAAAGTTCTCTGCTGCTTGTAGTTGTGCATAAGATGGCTTAGATGGATAAGATTTGTAATCTATCTGTTGAGGGTTTGGCAGCTCATTGTTAAACTGCAAAGCAGCCTCCAATGCATAGAAAATCAAGTACCATCTCTGCGAACCAAAAGAAGGTCGGCTTATTTGCATGCGTGACAGGATTTCTTTGTATTTATCCTTACGCAGTGGGGAGCATGTCATGTACTCACACCAGCTCTGGCTTGTTGTTAGAACATATTCGTTGAGTTCATAACCAAAAAAGTCATGTAGAGCATCTATTATGCAAGGGAGATGTAATAACTTACATTTTGCTAACAGATAATTCTGTTCTGTAAGATTCTTCTCCAAAGTCGATACAGCTGTATCACCTAAATGACCTAATGGATTGGGCGATATAATTCCTAGAAGCTTCCACTCAAGACTCCAATTTTGTACTGCTTCTTTCGCTTTTTCTTCTTCAACTGCTTTCCAATCCCCAATAGTGAAATTGCGGCTTGATTGAAAACAGTGGGAAAGGCTAACATAATACACAGCATCAATGTCACACCCCGAAAAGCAACATCCAATGATTTTCCTATTCAAATTCCATTCTTTGTCAATGAAGTGCACGGCCAAAATGATAAAGTGCTTAGTATCGAGATAGCTCTTTTTTACTGTCAGAAAAACTCCACCAGGTGCAAGTGCTATTTCCTCCTTAAGCTTAGTCTTTTCATTCTGAAAAATACTGAGGAACTTCTCTTCAATAGCACCTTGCGATACTGCATTGTTAGTAGGACAGATGCCAGCCCAAAATTGCCTAAAAGTTGCACTGCTTGTCAATGGAGGGGAGAAAAGGTTAGAGACGAAAGCCCTGGTAAGGAATTCAAGAGATCTGTCTTGATCAGACTTCCAATCAACAGTTGAGCCAGGATGTGGAGATGACCGTTGTTGCTGCATCCGACCAGTTGCCGGTCGTGCAGGACAGATCTTAAGATGCTGGCGCAGATGGGTTGTCCTTCCTGTGCTTGTTCCACTAAGGAGCCTTTTACAATGTTTACATTCTGCACTTTGAATTTTTCCACCTCTTAACACAGCAGTAAACTCCTCCCACACCTTGGACTTTGATCTTCTTTTCTCACCAGAAATAGAGAAATGACATTATGAATTTCAGTTAGTGTCCAAGAGAATTTGCCTCAATGCATGATGTTAGATCAGCGAGAAATAAAATGTAAAAACGAACTGAATCACATAACAAGGGCTCATATAAGACCAAGCACAAATATGAGCCAGATTAAAGAATAAGATCAAGCACATGATAGCTCTTGTCACCTAGTGATAACTATGACCATCCTACTTAATCTGTTTCCAGGATCCCAGCACTGATCGATCCTCGATTTTAGGCTTTGCGTTGTATCAGTGTTGTATAGTAGAACAATAGAAGTATATAGCTTTTTAGAGACAATATGAGAAATACAAAGGTCTACTATGCACCACTTCATAAAACATCAAGAGTAAATGAAAGGAATTTTATTCATGGCTCCAAGTGAGAGAATGGGAGATCGAATTGCTGATTTCAACCATGACAATATCGTCTATCAATTCTTCATctcaaaattttatttttagGGATCAAATAGGTTTGGCCATATCTATGAGAAGCTTTGTAGCATTTCAGATATGAAGTACACTAACGATAACAAAAGGACTTAAAGAatggaaaagaaagaaggcggcgaatggaaggagcAGGTTGATACATACTGTCTGTGAGAATATCTAGTCCCGGTTTGTGCAGTGATCCTATCAGCTGGAGCTGGAACATGCCTGTCGAGTAAAAGCACCATTTATAGGTAGGTTAGTTACATGATGACTTGATGAAAGAACTAAAGAATTAATTTGGAACGAAAGATTTTTGGTTCAACTTCAATCAGATTAAAGCAACAACCTTTCTATCGCACTGGAATCACCAGCAACATCTTCTTCAACTCCTGCTTCGATATCATTGTCTTCCTCGCTATCACTTGAACTGGAAAGTTGCTCACCTCCATCGAATCCAGCGGGGGCATCCCTTGGACGTGGGTGGTTGTGGCAACCACTAAGAACCGTCTCGAAAACCTGATGACCATCCGCGGAGCATACCACAAGCTTATTGACCTCACAGCCTTCCTGGGTGCATTTGTAATACACCGTTGGATATCCACAACCAGGAACGATGTTCTGTGCGCACTTCTTCCAGATGTAGCCATCATCAGGTGGAGACAAGCTAGGCAGACTAGGCAAGTTGTTGTCTGAAGAAGAACTAGCATGTTCTCGTGCCACAGCTGGTGCCGACAGCAAGAGCGAAGTCAAGGGGCGAAATGCTTGATCGGCCATACCGTGCTCATGATGAGGGTGATCTGACTGCTCCTCCATTCTGGAGGGCTAGTAGTTAACTCGCACGAATTTCAGTGGTTCAACTATTCCTCTGAATCACCTGCCAAAATTCGTCTTACCCAACAACCCTACATAACAGAAATTGGTAGGACAGCCTTGAAGACATGCTATGCGAATCTCTAAATCCTCCAAATTTCAGTGGTTAAACAGAAGCAAAAAAAGAATCTTTTCTCTAGAACAACTTTACTAGTGGAATCCTAAGACGAAGCAAAAGGCAGgggaaaaaattgcaaatcaataCATCACCTGTTAAGGCTTCAAAGAAATCTGATGCAGCCGAAATCGGGACTGATCGTGATTGTCGCAAGAACTCAacctccagatgatgcaccgaTGGCTCAAAAAGCCACGAAGTCAACCCACGGAGCTCAAAGTCATCGACGAAGGGATGTAGCGTTGTTCAGTTGGGCCGCCCAACTTGGGCGGGTGGGTTGCAGTTTGCTTTTTAAAAATGGTGGGCACATGAGCAGGTGAGTGGCAGTTATGTAAATGTGATTAAAAATTGCATCTAATATTGGGTAGGAACGGAGCGGGCCAACCACCTTACGCCGGCAAGGATTCCGACGACAGAGCTTGGGGGGTCGTagggggtgggggggtgggtggggggggggggtggtcgggggcgggggcgggcgcggcTGGGCCTGGGCCGTCGTAGGTGTGGACTCGGGGTGAAGGCGTCGTAGGCGGCGACGGCATTGAGGGTTGGTATGGTTGCGACAAGCttggagcggcggcgccggggacgacAGCCGGCATTGAGAATTGGGCTGGCGGCGCCGGGGACAATCGCCAGGAACCACCTCGGAGGGCCTGGCGCAACGGCGACATCGGTAACAACCAgcctgttcgctttagcttatcagccatcgaacagtatttttctcttaactctttcagcttttcaaccggcttataagtccagccgaacaggctcgACGTCGGCGGCAAAGTAAGGACTGCCTCCTGCTGGATTTGGATCACTCTGAGGTCAAAAGTGAGAAAACATTATTTGGAATATTGATTTACTCTTGCAGTATCGTCGTGTAAATCACTACGAATCCGACATTTCTATAGAATGTTTTGAATGTGATTTATTGACTTAAATTCGTGTATACTGAACATATGGTATCTACCTCCGCACTAaattatattttaatttatctttgttctaagtcaatcttgtttttTGACTAAATTAAAAAGTATATAGTAACAGCTACAATACTAAATAAATGCACTACCAAAGACATGTTTTCTGGTGGATTCACATAAATTAATTCGTAGATATTGAGAGTTCTTTTTTATAAACTTGATCGTGAAAATAGAGAAGTTTGATGTACTCCAATATTGGGATAGATGTTCTAGATATTGAGAGTTCTTTTTTATACTACAATATTGGGGTATATAATTTGTTAAATACAAAATGCAAATTAACTTTTACTAATAAATATCTACATTTATGGGTGGACGGACTATACGGTACATCGAAGCAGAAATGGGATAGATGTGTGCACATGCTAAGCTAGCAGGCTATTGGAGACGGGACAAGGTACTAAATAGTGTTTAGTGGTTAGCGCCGATGTAGCAGATCGCGGATAGCGGGTGCTATAGCGGACGCTAAATTCAAATAGCGGAATTCAAAAAAATAGTCACAAATTTAGAGCATATATGAATATCAACATCTAGTTTACTTAGTTAAAGTATTTAAGTTAGGCATTACATTTCATGGTAagaatcacaaataaatagatataattaagatgtatggatatatatattaacattaaattctcatattaatgaataaaaaattCATTTGTCATCCCATAATTTTTCATCCTTACCTAAATAATCATTTTAAACATTATTATTACCATTTGATTCATATTCATATGTCGCTTGAATCATAAATGTAATGAATAGCTACTTAACATTAGCAATAGCGACCGCAATAGCAGTCAATAGTAACGGTCGTTAAGTCCAAACATGCTATCTTAGATCTGCTACCTTGTAGCGGTAGCAGTAGAGTACCTCTACCGCTATTGCGGGCGCTATAAATGCTATTTAGTACCTTAAGACGGGATGAGAGCGTGATGAATATAGCTCACTAGAGATGGCTGAGAATAATACAACGCGTGATCTCACGTAAGACAACTATTGCCCGCGATGTCATACCTCATGTTATGGCATATGTAATTGGAACTGATTTTACTCCCTTTGTTCGTGTTTATAAGGCGTGATATGACATAGCATAGTCTTCCAAATTAgattttgaccattcatttatcttgtattattatttatggttataactTATActcattggagagtacatttaATTACAAATCTAACCATATTAAGTTTAcactaaaaatagaaaaattatgagataaattattggtcaaaggtTGTAAAGTAATGGAGGGAGTACTGGATACTTATAGTAAGATCCAAATGTTTTATTTTTACAGAGCAATATTTTTACAGTATTGTAACCTTTTGGGAGTACATTTTTCTCTTATGGAACTTTCGAGAAAAATTGTTCCATATAGAGAAGGAAGAATGTTCTATTAGAAGAACAAAATGT containing:
- the LOC117861585 gene encoding zinc finger BED domain-containing protein RICESLEEPER 2-like isoform X2, whose product is MEEQSDHPHHEHGMADQAFRPLTSLLLSAPAVAREHASSSSDNNLPSLPSLSPPDDGYIWKKCAQNIVPGCGYPTVYYKCTQEGCEVNKLVVCSADGHQVFETVLSGCHNHPRPRDAPAGFDGGEQLSSSSDSEEDNDIEAGVEEDVAGDSSAIERHVPAPADRITAQTGTRYSHRQSKSKVWEEFTAVLRGGKIQSAECKHCKRLLSGTSTGRTTHLRQHLKICPARPATGRMQQQRSSPHPGSTVDWKSDQDRSLEFLTRAFVSNLFSPPLTSSATFRQFWAGICPTNNAVSQGAIEEKFLSIFQNEKTKLKEEIALAPGGVFLTVKKSYLDTKHFIILAVHFIDKEWNLNRKIIGCCFSGCDIDAVYYVSLSHCFQSSRNFTIGDWKAVEEEKAKEAVQNWSLEWKLLGIISPNPLGHLGDTAVSTLEKNLTEQNYLLAKCKLLHLPCIIDALHDFFGYELNEYVLTTSQSWCEYMTCSPLRKDKYKEILSRMQISRPSFGSQRWYLIFYALEAALQFNNELPNPQQIDYKSYPSKPSYAQLQAAENFCDLGRSIYHAIKVISRPGNATLNSHFHAIWNLKIALRRSSSKENIDQVLDIERMQLKFDQLWRKWYLWLSLAVVLDPRYKIRFLVICFKEAFGSHAKKYILEVRGKLYELFLQYSFHVDQQNCENFNQRNNDLQLDIHGSLPVTDTSQSYIEQAAHEELGEVITYLEGELIPQNVCFDVLKWWKENASIYPTLARLARDILAIPASTVSAESAFDENDERMSLFNQKLSPELVEALICTQDWIKSSETNDIVGGNRNMPA
- the LOC117861585 gene encoding zinc finger BED domain-containing protein RICESLEEPER 2-like isoform X1 → MEEQSDHPHHEHGMADQAFRPLTSLLLSAPAVAREHASSSSDNNLPSLPSLSPPDDGYIWKKCAQNIVPGCGYPTVYYKCTQEGCEVNKLVVCSADGHQVFETVLSGCHNHPRPRDAPAGFDGGEQLSSSSDSEEDNDIEAGVEEDVAGDSSAIERHVPAPADRITAQTGTRYSHRQRSKSKVWEEFTAVLRGGKIQSAECKHCKRLLSGTSTGRTTHLRQHLKICPARPATGRMQQQRSSPHPGSTVDWKSDQDRSLEFLTRAFVSNLFSPPLTSSATFRQFWAGICPTNNAVSQGAIEEKFLSIFQNEKTKLKEEIALAPGGVFLTVKKSYLDTKHFIILAVHFIDKEWNLNRKIIGCCFSGCDIDAVYYVSLSHCFQSSRNFTIGDWKAVEEEKAKEAVQNWSLEWKLLGIISPNPLGHLGDTAVSTLEKNLTEQNYLLAKCKLLHLPCIIDALHDFFGYELNEYVLTTSQSWCEYMTCSPLRKDKYKEILSRMQISRPSFGSQRWYLIFYALEAALQFNNELPNPQQIDYKSYPSKPSYAQLQAAENFCDLGRSIYHAIKVISRPGNATLNSHFHAIWNLKIALRRSSSKENIDQVLDIERMQLKFDQLWRKWYLWLSLAVVLDPRYKIRFLVICFKEAFGSHAKKYILEVRGKLYELFLQYSFHVDQQNCENFNQRNNDLQLDIHGSLPVTDTSQSYIEQAAHEELGEVITYLEGELIPQNVCFDVLKWWKENASIYPTLARLARDILAIPASTVSAESAFDENDERMSLFNQKLSPELVEALICTQDWIKSSETNDIVGGNRNMPA